ACGGTAGCGCTGGCCCAGCGCGCCCGCGGCCAGGCTGCCGGCCACGTTGAACAGGCCGATCAGGCCCAGCGCCACCGCCGACACGTTGTCGGACAAACCGCATAGCGCGATCTCGCTGGGCAGATGGGTGACCAGGAAGGCGATGTGGAATCCACAGGTGAAGAAGCCGATGTGCAGGCACCAGTAGCTGCGATCGCGCAGGGCAATGCGCAGTTGTTCGCGCAAGCCTATGCCAGGCGCGGCCGCCGCCGCCGCGGTGGCGGGCGTCGCCGCTTCGCGCTTGCGGCGCAGCGGCCAGGCCAGCGGAATCGTCGCCAGCGCGGCCGCGGCCAGCGCCCACATGCCCGCGGCCCAGCCGGCGGCGTTGATCACCGCCTGCGCGAACGGCGCGAACAGGAACTGGCCGAAGGAACCGCCGGCGTTGATCACGCCCGCGGCCATGGAGCGGTTCTGCGCCGGCACGCGCGCGGCGGTGGCGCCGATCAGGATCGAGAAACTGCCCGCGCCCGCACCGGCCGCGGCCAGCACGCCCAGGGTCAGCAACAGGCCCCATTCGCTGGCGAACATCGGCGCCAGCGCCATGCCCGCCACCAGCAGCGCGCTGCCCAGCAGCAGCACCCGTCCGGGCCCGCGCTGGTCGGCGACCGCGCCGAACAGCGGCTGCACCGCGCCCCACACCAACTGGCCGATGGCCAGGGCGAAACTGATCTGGGCGATGGTCAGGCCGGTGTCGGCGCCGATGGGCTTGACGAACAGGCCCAGCGACTGGCGCACGCCCATGGTGATCATCAGCATCAAGGTCGCCGCGATCACCAGCGGCCAGTAGCGCGGAGCGGGAGGTGCGTCGGTGGGGTTCATGCGTCGCGTTCCTTCAGGTGCCCGATCGCCAGATCGAGCTGTTCGTGCAGCGCTTGCAGGCCGGCGGTGCCCAGCCTGCGTTCGATGTCGTCCTGCGCGCCCAGCCACAAGGGCTCGGCGCGGGCGATGGTGCGGCGGCCGGCGGCGGTCACGCGCACGCGGCGCTGGCGTGCGTCCTCGCCGGGCGCGGTGTCGACCCAGCCGGCGGCGATCAGCGGCTTGAGGTCGCGGCTGAGCGTGGTGCGGTCCATGCCCAGCACCAGCGCCAATTCGCCGATGCTGCGCGGCACCGCGTCGGCGCGGCGCAGGATCGAATACTGGTTGAGATTGAGCCCGGCCGGCGCCAGCGCCTGGTCGTAGCGCTGGCTCATCAGCCGGGTGAGCTTGCGCACCCGGAAGCAGGT
The sequence above is a segment of the Lysobacter silvisoli genome. Coding sequences within it:
- a CDS encoding MFS transporter — protein: MNPTDAPPAPRYWPLVIAATLMLMITMGVRQSLGLFVKPIGADTGLTIAQISFALAIGQLVWGAVQPLFGAVADQRGPGRVLLLGSALLVAGMALAPMFASEWGLLLTLGVLAAAGAGAGSFSILIGATAARVPAQNRSMAAGVINAGGSFGQFLFAPFAQAVINAAGWAAGMWALAAAALATIPLAWPLRRKREAATPATAAAAAAPGIGLREQLRIALRDRSYWCLHIGFFTCGFHIAFLVTHLPSEIALCGLSDNVSAVALGLIGLFNVAGSLAAGALGQRYRMKYLLAAMYASRAAMVGIYLMAPPTPLTFYVFAAGLGLTWLATVPPTAGLVGKLFGPRYLGTLFGLTLLSHQIGGFFGAWFGGLAMAKFGDYSWMWYADIVLALLAAAANLPIREARVQRAVLQPA
- a CDS encoding MarR family winged helix-turn-helix transcriptional regulator, with amino-acid sequence MPRCTCFRVRKLTRLMSQRYDQALAPAGLNLNQYSILRRADAVPRSIGELALVLGMDRTTLSRDLKPLIAAGWVDTAPGEDARQRRVRVTAAGRRTIARAEPLWLGAQDDIERRLGTAGLQALHEQLDLAIGHLKERDA